In the genome of Terribacillus sp. FSL K6-0262, one region contains:
- a CDS encoding GNAT family N-acetyltransferase translates to MNLNQIIFREAKIQDLDRIVYMLSDDILGSKREDYKHPLPDSYINAFQSINSDPNNELIVACYGSEIIGVQQITFTPFITYQGGWRATIEGVRTASIVRGKGVGSELIKWAIHRAKKRGCHLVQLTTDKNRPEALHFYEKLGFKPSHEGLKLHL, encoded by the coding sequence ATGAATTTGAATCAAATTATCTTTAGAGAGGCAAAAATTCAAGATCTTGACAGAATAGTGTATATGTTATCAGATGATATTCTAGGAAGTAAGAGAGAAGATTATAAACACCCCTTGCCTGATAGTTACATAAATGCATTTCAATCTATAAACTCTGACCCAAACAATGAACTGATAGTAGCCTGTTATGGCAGTGAGATTATCGGTGTTCAGCAGATTACGTTTACTCCGTTCATTACTTATCAGGGCGGATGGAGAGCTACAATTGAAGGTGTTCGCACTGCATCTATCGTACGTGGGAAGGGTGTAGGATCTGAATTGATTAAATGGGCAATTCACCGCGCAAAAAAACGTGGATGTCACTTAGTTCAATTGACTACAGATAAAAATAGACCCGAAGCACTTCATTTTTATGAAAAGTTAGGATTTAAGCCATCACACGAAGGTTTAAAGCTACACCTGTAA